The sequence GTTTCGGATGCAAAGTAAAGTTCGCCTTACAAAAGGATAAATATGTAGTACATATGGATAAAATAGAAAAAAGTGAGATGAGACATAATGCCCAAAATGTCTCCCTTTCCTTTATATTATCCCAGTAGATATCTCATCTAATTCTGATTCAAGATAATCAGGATGAATCTTGTATCGCGTTATGATAGTGAAAACCAGGATGACTATTCCGATAAGGAACGATAAAAGAAAAGCCAAATCAAATCCTGCAGTGAGTACTTTCAGCTGGATGTCAACCGGAGCACTCTTTGTAATATCATAATGCTCTGCAATAGTCGTCATTCCCTGAATAAATATTACATTATATATGGCAATCCCGATAGTCATCGGAACGAAACGCTCCAGACTTGTGAGCGAAGAAACCATCCCCTGGTACTTTTTTGATGCACTGGTCATGATCATATTTGATACCGGGGTGATAATGAGCCCAAGTCCTAATCCGATACAAATCAGGCATACCGTGATAAACAGGGTTGGGGTGTCTATTCGCAGATGGGTGATTAAATAATATCCAATCGTCAGAAAAATAGCTGCAACGATAGATAGTATTCTCCCACCTATGCGATTATAAAGCATACCGGCGACCATCCCTGCAATCATCATTGAAAAGGAGAGTGCAGTCAGGATAAGACCTGCATCAGATGTAGAGTATCCACCAATATATTCCAGGTAAAAGGGGAATAGATAATTAACACCAGACAAACTGAAAAAGACCAGAAATATTACCAGATTAATGAGTAAAAATGTTTTGTCCATAAATAACCGGATTTCAAGAATTGGATTTTGTATATGAAGTTCTTTCCATACAAATATTCCAAGAAGAATGACTGAAAGCATGAGAGAACCGAGAATGACCGGAGATGTCCATCCCATCGTTGTACCTTCAGAAAATCCATACAACAAAAATGCTAGCCCTATAAATATCAATGCAGCACCGGTTTTGTCTAATTTTTCAGTACTCCCATGAGGCTCTTTGTTTGGAATCACACGGGTTCCAAGAAGAAGTGCAAAGATACCAATGGGAACATTAATGAAGAAAATCCAGTGCCATGAGAGATATTGTGTTAAAAAACCTCCCATTGTTGGACCAATTGCAGTTCCAAGTCCGGCCATGGTCATAATGACGCCCATAGCTTTTCCTTTCATACTCATCGGAATAAAGGCAGATACCATAGCTGGAGCAATTGCTGCAATCATAGCACCTCCAATTCCCTGAAATGCCCGTGATCCAATAAGAGTCAGAAAGGATCCTGTCAAATCTGGAAGAAAGCCACAGCTGAAAGATCCTAGGATAAAAATGATAAAACCAGTAAGAAAAATACGTTTAAACCCAATAATATCAGAAATTTTTCCAAAGATAAGGACACATCCAGCCATTACCAACAGGTAAATAGTTGCCACCCACGAAACAGAGCTGGATGAGAGAGAAAATGATTCTGATATGGTTGGAAGAGCAATATTAACGATGGTCCCATCAAGGGAAGCCATAAAAGTTGCCAGTGAAATTGCAATAATAAGAGGTAAATATCTTTTTTGCACGTTCACGGATGTACGATCCATAAAACTTGTTTGTTATGGTCCTATTTCAATGAATATGAAATGGAATTTTTAAAGAATTATACAAGAACTTTCATTTGAGAAAAAAGAAGATTTGAAAAGAAAAGTGATATTACTGAGTCTGAACCATATCATCGACCGGAACAGATGCAGTAACTATCGGAGTGTCGTTTTCTACTGGTACCGGATTTTCCGATCCGACTTTTTTATCTGCCGGGATTATAGAACTAGACCTTATCTCCAGTTCCATGGTTGCGCCTGGTTTGAATGGTATAGATGGTACCCAGACACCAGTCTGTGAATCCTTTACTTCTGCTACGTACTGATTTCCACAGGCTGCATCATACATGAGGAAGGTAATCGGACTTCCTGTCTGAATATCACCCTGGATGGTTAATTTTACATCATTACCAAACCGACCTTCAGTTCCTACTGATACCGGATTGCCATTAATACCGATTCTGACATTTTTCCCGTCAGCAGTTATCATCGAACCAAGCGTAAGTGGTTTTCCATCCACAGTAGCTACCCCTGATATTGTCATGGGAACAACCGGAACCGGAGGGGTTCCTCCTTCAATCCGGATGTCAAGTCTTGTCAAACCTCCTTCGATGTATGGGTATGAACTTGCCCATTCACCGCTTGCATCTACATCCCGGACTTCTGCCATTATGGCTTCCCCGGAACCTGATGGAATAACCCAGAAGGTCAGTGGCTGCCCTGCTTTGAGGTCTCCTTGTGCAACAAGTTTGTTGAGTTCGTTAAATCCATAGACTCCGGGTGAAGTCACCGCAAGTGGGTTACCCCGGTGTCCTTCAACAACATTCTCGCCTTTCACCAGGATCATGGATCCTACTGGCATCGGCATTCCATTTGAGGTTACTTCTCCATAGAACTCATGTGGAAGGACTGGCATTGGTGGAATTGGTGCTTCTCCGACGCGAAGATCCAGACGAGTCTTGGATCCTCCCTTGAACGGATACGACTTCTCCCATTCTTTGCCAGCATACACATCATAACATTCAGCCTGGACAAAGTCCTTTGCTCCTGGTGCTTTTATCCAGAATGTAATGGTATCGCCATTCTTTATGGAACCCTTAACGGTAAGCGGGTCAGGTGTTCCATATGCACCTTCAATGGTTGTTGTCACCGGGTTTCCAAAGATTCCGGTTTCAATGCCACTTCCACGTGCCTCGATGATTGTTCCAATGCATCCCGGACTGCCATCTACTGTCACATGACCGAAGAATTCAGCCGGTGCAAGAGGTGCTTCGGTTGCTTTAATGAGATTTTCCTTGCAGGTTGCTGCTGATCCAAACTCATTCGAGGCTTCAAGACAGACCGTGTATGATCCTGGTGTCAGATATCGGTGTACCGGATTCTGCTCTGAAGAGGATTGTCCGTCTCCAAAGTCCCATCTCCATGCAGTCGGCTTGTCAGTGGAAAGGTCAGTGAACTGAACATCTAATGGAACATATCCAGTTGTCGGGGAAGCTACAAAGTCAGGTACTGGTGGCTTTCCTGCTGGAAGAACCGTAATATACTGGTATCTTATCTCACTGGACCGATCCTCTCCACGGGTAACCGTAAGGAATACCGTGTATGTTCCTGCTTTTGTATACACATGGGACGGGTTCTTCTCTGTGGAAGTTCCTTCGTCACCAAAGTTCCACATCCAGGTCTCCGGATTACCGGTTGACAGATCGGTAAACTGAACGGTCAAGGGTTCTTTTCCAGAGGTTGGTTCACCCATGAAGGATGCTTTAAGTGGAACTGGTTTTTCAAAGACTCTGATATACTTCTCACGAAGTTCTGTTGACATTCCAAAGGGATTTTCAACAGTCAGGGTTACTGTGTATTCACCTGGTGCATTGTAGGTATGTTCAGGATGCTTTTCATTCGAGACAGA comes from Methanospirillum hungatei and encodes:
- a CDS encoding MFS transporter, whose amino-acid sequence is MDRTSVNVQKRYLPLIIAISLATFMASLDGTIVNIALPTISESFSLSSSSVSWVATIYLLVMAGCVLIFGKISDIIGFKRIFLTGFIIFILGSFSCGFLPDLTGSFLTLIGSRAFQGIGGAMIAAIAPAMVSAFIPMSMKGKAMGVIMTMAGLGTAIGPTMGGFLTQYLSWHWIFFINVPIGIFALLLGTRVIPNKEPHGSTEKLDKTGAALIFIGLAFLLYGFSEGTTMGWTSPVILGSLMLSVILLGIFVWKELHIQNPILEIRLFMDKTFLLINLVIFLVFFSLSGVNYLFPFYLEYIGGYSTSDAGLILTALSFSMMIAGMVAGMLYNRIGGRILSIVAAIFLTIGYYLITHLRIDTPTLFITVCLICIGLGLGLIITPVSNMIMTSASKKYQGMVSSLTSLERFVPMTIGIAIYNVIFIQGMTTIAEHYDITKSAPVDIQLKVLTAGFDLAFLLSFLIGIVILVFTIITRYKIHPDYLESELDEISTGII